Genomic window (Streptomyces sp. RerS4):
TTCTGCGACACGATGATGTTCGTGATCACGAACTTCTTGTCGGGCCACAGGGTGGTCTCGTCGAGGAGGACGCTGCCGCCGTCGGAGACGAGCTTGGAGGCCGTCGGCTCCGGCACCCACGCGCCGTCGATCGAGCCCTGCTTGAAGGCGTCAGGGGTGACCTTGTTGTCGGTGCGGACGACGGAGACGTCGCCCTTGCCGGATTCGGGGTCGACCTTCCAGCCCTTCTCGGCGATCCAGTTGAGGAACGCGACGTCCTGCGTGTTCCCCTTCTGCGGGGTGGCGATCTTCTTGCCCTTGACGTCGTCCAGGGTCTTGATCTTCTCCGGGTTCACCACCAGCTTGACGCCGCCCGAGGCGGAGCCGGAGATGATCCGCAGGTTGGAACCCTTGGACTTCACATAGCCGTTGATCGCCGGCGACGGGCCGATGAAACCGATGTCGAGGGAACCGCCGTTGAGGGCCTCGATCTCGGACGGGCCGGCGTTGAAGGCCTGCGGCTTGACCTTGGTGGCGCCCAACTCCTTGGCGATCAGGCCCTCCTGGAGGCCGACCAGCGCGGTCGCGTGCGTCAGGTTCGGGAAGTACCCGATACGAACCTCGGAAGCCGACAGCTTCTTGCCGTCGGCGGCCGGGGCGGCGTTGCCCGCCTTGCCCCCGGTCTCGTCCTTCACCGCCTGGGAGCCGTAGCCGCACGAGGCGAGGACGCCGATCAGCAGCGGCAGGGCGGCAGCGGCGGCGAGGCCGCGGCGCGAAGTGTTACGGGTCTTACCGGTGGCAGGCACGGGAGGGGTTCCTCTCGTCACGTCATGTCGTCATGACGCACGTCTTCGTCTGGTGAGCAAGGGAGGGTGCGGCGTGTGGAGGGGGCGCGTGGGGTGCGCGTACGTCATCGCGCACATCGCGCCACGCCTCC
Coding sequences:
- a CDS encoding aliphatic sulfonate ABC transporter substrate-binding protein, producing the protein MPATGKTRNTSRRGLAAAAALPLLIGVLASCGYGSQAVKDETGGKAGNAAPAADGKKLSASEVRIGYFPNLTHATALVGLQEGLIAKELGATKVKPQAFNAGPSEIEALNGGSLDIGFIGPSPAINGYVKSKGSNLRIISGSASGGVKLVVNPEKIKTLDDVKGKKIATPQKGNTQDVAFLNWIAEKGWKVDPESGKGDVSVVRTDNKVTPDAFKQGSIDGAWVPEPTASKLVSDGGSVLLDETTLWPDKKFVITNIIVSQKFLKEHPDVVEAVLAGTVKTNEWINANPDKAKASANAKLAAEGGKPLDAKVIDPAWQSILVTDDPLAATLKAQADHAVKAGLIEQPDLTGIYDLTLLNKVLKAAGKPEVTDAALGAK